From the genome of Oncorhynchus masou masou isolate Uvic2021 chromosome 15, UVic_Omas_1.1, whole genome shotgun sequence:
ggccatttgattaattgttcaggaatcttatggcttaggggtagaagctgttaaggagccttttggtcctagacttggagctctggtaccgcttgccttacggtagcagagagaacagtctatgacttgggtgactggagtctttgacaattgttggggccttcctctgacaccgcctattctataggtcctggatggcaggaagcttggccccagggatgtgctgggctgtacgcactaccctctgtagtgccttacggtcagatgccttgcagttgccataccaggcggtgatgcagccggtcaggatactctcgatggtgcagatgtagaactttttgaggacctgaggtcccatgccaaatatttttcaggtgttgccgtgccctcttcacaactgtcttggtgtgtttggaccatgatagttcattgatGATGTGGaccccaaggaacttgaaactctcgacccgctccactacagccccttcgatgTTAATGGGGCCTGTTCggtccaccttttcctgtagtcccatgttcagctcctttgttttgcttacattgaggtagaggttgttgtcctggcaccacactgaaataagttgtgaacattacagtgtTTTTGTCTGACCCATGTGAGGgtgactgaaacaggaaccaactGCTGCAATTCATGTAGAGAGTGGATATGTACAAAATAATGTGATGTTTGAGGTTCTCTCACACCAATTGATTGTACAATGTACACATATATATtttcagtttgtgagtgtgtaaaTATGAGGGTTGGAGACATGTTTATTTGGACATAATAAAGAAAAACTTTTGTAGACAATGGGAACACTGCCATTTTGCACTGAGCCTTGTGTTTGGAAAACCACATCAGTAGCTCGGTTTCCATCCtattggtgacagattttcatgcaaatattatGAGAAAAAAAGAAGgaacccacacactgctcttgatagtatcactgctctttaataagctttacgTATTGGCCTCATGGCCTTCATCAGAGTGTTTGTGAGTTTTTAAATAATGTAATCACCCCTTGCCTCACCCACATCTGTTCCACGCATCGAATGGGGTTGGAGTCGATATTATAAAATCGGCATAAAgagtgtttccaccaaactgacttgttatTAAGTCAGTGCACGATGACATAGTTCACACAAAATCTACTTTTTCGCTTACGTTTTCATGTACCAAATAcaaatctaaagttcaatgtgtttcaatCGCATTTTCTACTCCGCCTCTATTTTTGTACAAAAATTCAAATGCAACTGTGTCTACTCTGGTCTTGACACATGTTGTCacagctttcttcctgggaaggagaggcggaccaaaacgcagcgtggttatagttcatggttctttaataagagacactaaacatgaacacaactacaaaacaagaaccgtgaaaaccGAAAACAcagtgtggcacaaacactgagacaggaaacaatcacccacaaaatacccaaagaatatggctgcctaaatatggctcccaatcagagacaacgataaacacctgcctctgattgagaaccaatccaggcaaccatagacttaccaaGACACCTAAAAGAACACAActccataaatctacaaaaaaaacctagacaagacaaaacacataaatcccccatgtcacaccctgacctaaccaaaataataaagaaaacaaagataactaaggccagggcgtgacatatgtactctagccaacagctcacagatacagtgagggtaggGTAGGCTACATGATGAGTTTACTATGGATAAGACCGAGAATATttatatttgtaaaaaaaaacaatatatattacAGATAGCTATGCGCACAGTCCAACACTGGTATTATttacaaaacaaacatttgtgtttagtcagtctgccagatcataggcagtagagatgaccagggatgttctcttgataagtgtgtgcaTTACACCCTTTTCctatcctgctaagcattcaacatgtaatgagaacttttgggtgtcagggaaatgtatGGGGTAAAAAGTAccttattttctttaggaatgtagtgaagtaaaagttgtcaaataccCCAAAAAATAACTTAAGGGGGCCTCCCGGGTGacacagtggtctagggcactgcattgcagtgctagctgtgccaccagagaccctgggttcgagcccaggctccgccgcagccggccgcgaccaggaggtccatggggcaatacacaattggcctagcgtcatccgggttagggagggcttggccagtagggatgtccttgtctcattgcacACTAGCAACCCCTGTGGAGGCCCGGGCACAGCAAACGCCAACCAAGTcaccaggtacacggtgtttcctccgacacattggtgtggctggcttccaggttggatgcgcgctgtggaGCTTGGTTGGGTtttgtttcagaggacgcatggctttcgaccttcgtctctcccaagcccgtacgggagttgtagggatgagacaagatagtaactactaacaaatTCAAAACGAAAAAaaagacttaagtagtactttaaagtctttttacttaagtactttacaccactgctgtcacTCAGGAGTAAAATGGAGAAATACCCTGCCtcactcagccagtcagccaagtcCCCGATTTCACAATCTTCCATATGTCATAATGACTCACTTCCAGAACTCGGCTTTAAAACAGCTCTCCTCACAGCGGAAGATTCAAACTCGCCACAGacagagaaggaagaagagaaagaaaaaaagagaactCGCAACCGGACTGACAGTAAGAGAAAGATATAACACACTTACTTGTTACCAGCGAGATAACAACACACTTTATTAGAGGATTTCTAGTAGGATCATCTGTAACCCCAAGATGAGCATCAGAATGTCAGCCAGCCTTGTCGTTGTGCTCCTGGCCCTCCTGACCATTACTGAGGGTGAGTTTATATTATTACCTACATCACTCTGACTCAATGCATTGACACCAATGGACatgaatataatggttatgaGCAGTAGGATTACTATTTAcctttatatactgtactgtatcttgtATCTTATTGTACATACAAATacatctgcatctctctctatatatatgaaatgtatactgtatatatatactttatatatGCCATTCAACACacgcttttatccagagcaacttacagtcatgcgtgaatgactctctctctttccctctctctaactaATCAAGTGTGTTTGTCATCATGGTGGATAACTGTGTATTCCTTCTACCGCTGACCCTTGACCTCTTACCTCTTTCAGGGATGAGTCTGAGAGGCATGGGGGCGGACCTGCGATGTCGCTGCATTGAGACGGAGAGCAGACGCATTGGTAAACTCATTAAGAAGGTGGagatgttccctcccagctcgCACTGCAGAGACACTGAGATCATGTGAGTCCTGCTGCTTCCTGACTATAGTCATATTACACTGGCAAATGCTTACTGTACTGACTATCATCCAATTTCACTTGCTAATGCTGACAATAAAATGTAGTTTTTACCAAGTTTCATGATGGTCTGACtctgctgtgtgtctgtcctgcAGTGCCACTCTGAACAAGAGCGGTCAGGAGATTTGTCTGGATGTCAGCGCTCCTTGGGTCAAGAAGGTCATTGAGAAGATGCTGGCCAAGTAAGTACAATATAAACTCGTACGGCCTCAGAATGTAAACCGACCCGGTAAAACCACACAGACCTTCATCTTTCTTTATCCAGAGCTTGGGGAATTATCTTATCTAGCTTCACAAAAAGTTCTGAATCAACTTCACATGGGCAATTATATTGTAATAACATAATCTTTTATTTTTCTCAACAGAAACAAATGAAGAGGGGGAATCATTCCATGAATAGTCTGGAATTCTGAACTGTTACAAGATACAAACCAAATAAGTATTTATAAGATTGATAGGCTGAATTCTATCATGTTCTATCCAGGTTGAAATACAATATTAGATGTAGAGTGGCATGAGACTTTTAAATGAAGAGACAGTCGGTTTCTTATATACAACCAAGTACTATGTACTAAActtatatttcattttttatttatcaatattttttattttgttgagATTTACATACATTCCAGTTGTATTGGAATGATTTCGTAATGAACAACATCACATCCTACTTGACCCTCAAACGTATTTATACAAACCTCAGTATATTTAttgatatatttatttatttgcctATTTATTCATATGAAACTGTTGAATCATGTCGAAACATCCTCTTCAATTCAATTACAATAAATGTGTGGAAAAATCCTCTGAaatctgtctctcgctgtctctattTCCTGATTATAACTATTAATCCACTTCTAAAATTCAATCACAGCTTTTTACAACAGCTGGACGTAGACACGCCTTATGGCACTTTTCCCTGAAGCAAGGGAGTGTAGAGCATTGTAACAACTGTACTAACAAGCAATCATTCAGTAAGAAGAACGACATCTCCTCAAACTAAACCAAAAGTTTGATTTCCATTTGACAGGAAAAGGGCAATTAATTGTTTCCTGTTCTACACAGTGGCCAATGAGCTTGGCTTGGATACAAGTCACTTTAGACTACCCCCATTCCAGAATGGATGATTGTACTTTGATTTTATGTTATTTGAGAAGATTCAGATCTCATCAACAAAAATATTTTGCTCGATGAATCTTCTATAACAGACAAATTGATGCAACATATCACAGCGCTCACATTTTTAAATATCTGGCAGTGGAGCTTGGCACTCTTTTTGGTCATTACATGATCATAAGGTACATGTGTTTTAAATTCATTATCAACCACTATGTGATCTACATCTCATGGCTTCAAGTTAATTTGCTTTACTTCAATGCTGTACTGGCAACAGAAGATACGCACAACTGACAAGGTGAAGACAGTGTAGACTCTAGATGAAGACGGAGTAGACTTCAGGTGAAGACAGTGTAGACTTCAGGTGAAGACGGTGTAGACTCCAGGTGAAGACGGTGTTGTCTCCAGGTGAAGATGGTGTTGACTCCAGGTGAAGACAGTGTAGACTTCAGGTGAAGACAGTGTAGACTTCAGGTGATGACAGTGTAGACTTCAGGTGAAGACAGTGTAGATACACAGCTTAGTACCATAAGTGTTTTTGGATACATTAGTATCCTAATGTAAGCCAGATGAGTTTGCTAAACTCACTACTGAAGttaaattctttttttttttggtagcGTAGCTGGTTAAAGGTGTTTCAAGTGATGTGCGTTTGCAAGACAGAGGACGGGAAATCTAGTCTCAGTGCGAGCTGAAATAATTTTGAAGATTTCCCCTAATACCATGCTATCCACTCGCCTAAAGTTTATGTACAACAAGGAGCTTCAATAAGCAATCAGGATAACATGGCACTTCCTCTTTCACCCGAACTCAGCTCTCTCTTTTATCCTCACTCACTTCTCGCTTTGATCCTCACCGCTCTCTTTGGGTCTCAGCCTCTCTCTACCCTAAACTTAGTGGTGTGCAGGCAAGTGTCCGTTCACATAGAAGTTGCGTGGGACCTTGGGCAGGGTGACTCCGATGCCATCCTGCTCTGGGGTAAGGATGATCTGGCAGCCCAGACGAGTTCTCCTGGAGCAGAGGGAACATGTTCAATATGTCATCATCCTCATGGCGAGCAGTCATTTGATACAACTGTATGACAATCATAAACTTGTGTCGAAAATTAAATGTATATCTTTCCAGAATCGAACGCGACGCAACCgtggtgcacacaaacacacacagaaaataaataattacccacaaacacacgtgggaaaaaggctacctaagtatgattcccaatcagagacaacgatagacagctgcctctgattgggaaccttacccggccaaaaacaaagaaatagaaaacatagaatgcccacccaaatcacaccctgacctaactaaatagagaaataaaaagtctctctaaggtcagggcgtgacaagaatGTAATaattacagtgcatttgaaaagtattccAACCGTttcactttttccatattttgttatgttacagccttattctaaaattgattaaatatttttttcctcgtcaatctacacacaataccacataacgacaaagcgaaacaattacaaattaaaaacagaaatgtaaaccttatttacataagtattaagatattttgctgtgagactcgaaattgagctcaggtgcatcctgtttccattgatcatccttaagaggtttctacaacttgattggagtccacctgtggtaaat
Proteins encoded in this window:
- the LOC135554961 gene encoding interleukin-8-like; amino-acid sequence: MSIRMSASLVVVLLALLTITEGMSLRGMGADLRCRCIETESRRIGKLIKKVEMFPPSSHCRDTEIIATLNKSGQEICLDVSAPWVKKVIEKMLAKNK